A section of the Arcobacter roscoffensis genome encodes:
- a CDS encoding response regulator transcription factor — translation MKILLLEDELMLNNAICEYLRNIGHMVENFTDGQDAIDNIDTSFDLLILDINVPSKDGFTILEDLNRKKIYIPTIFISALIDIEDISKAYELGAREYLKKPFHLEELGIKINLILKKEQSNTSHIRFSENYSYSKDKQTLYFNGEPQSLTKKQLEIIHILALNINMIVDFERFRIDIWDGENIDNPTIRAEISRLKKALKEDFIKNIRGLGYKIDRYYSS, via the coding sequence ATGAAGATACTACTACTTGAAGATGAATTAATGCTAAATAATGCCATTTGTGAGTATTTAAGAAATATTGGTCACATGGTAGAGAATTTTACTGATGGTCAAGATGCAATAGATAATATAGATACATCTTTTGATTTATTAATATTAGATATAAATGTTCCATCTAAAGATGGTTTTACAATTCTAGAAGATTTAAATAGAAAGAAAATCTATATACCTACTATATTTATTTCTGCGTTAATAGATATAGAAGATATTTCAAAAGCATATGAATTAGGTGCGAGAGAGTATTTAAAAAAACCTTTCCATTTAGAAGAGTTAGGTATTAAAATCAATCTAATTTTAAAAAAAGAGCAAAGTAATACCTCTCATATTAGATTTTCAGAGAATTATTCATACTCAAAAGACAAACAAACACTATACTTTAATGGTGAACCACAAAGTCTTACAAAAAAACAATTAGAGATAATTCATATATTAGCTTTAAATATTAACATGATAGTTGACTTTGAAAGATTCAGAATTGATATCTGGGACGGGGAGAATATTGACAACCCTACTATTAGAGCAGAGATTTCAAGGCTTAAAAAAGCACTGAAAGAGGACTTTATCAAAAATATCAGAGGTTTAGGTTACAAAATCGACAGATATTATTCTTCTTAA
- a CDS encoding UDP-N-acetylmuramoyl-L-alanyl-D-glutamate--2,6-diaminopimelate ligase, with the protein MQIIINNRVFTDNSNEANKDTTFVVSKQNKRFVEDAKNNGCLDFVEAKDLKNHLDMSSIKVVGITGTNGKTTTAAAIYSTLLDLGYKVALQGTRGFFINDERVEDYSLTTPVQLGNFAHIQKAIQNDCDFFVMEVSSHAIEQKRIEGLEFELKIHTNITRDHLDYHKTVEEYINVKNSFFADETKKLINKDDPVVVFNAKNALSYSLDNPSTYNVSAYSFKNGMHVMLSHLGKMHSFSSLMMGIFNVYNLTAAIGAVHMLTSKDLDEVCEALEGFAGVSGRMETISDKPLVIVDFAHTPDGMKEVLQSFNEKDIICVFGAGGDRDKDKRPLMGQVAATYSKHIIVTSDNPRFEDPDLIIEDILKGIKNHQSVKVDVNRKTAIKTAIEMADENSVVLILGKGDEASQTIYDKKFPFSDKEEVLKHI; encoded by the coding sequence TTGCAAATAATCATAAATAATCGAGTATTTACAGATAACTCAAACGAAGCAAATAAAGATACTACATTTGTAGTATCTAAACAGAATAAAAGATTTGTTGAAGATGCAAAAAATAATGGATGTTTAGATTTTGTTGAAGCAAAAGATTTAAAAAACCACTTAGATATGAGTAGTATTAAAGTTGTAGGTATTACTGGAACAAATGGTAAAACTACAACAGCAGCTGCTATTTATTCAACACTTTTAGACTTAGGCTATAAAGTTGCCTTACAAGGTACAAGAGGCTTTTTTATAAATGATGAAAGAGTAGAGGACTATTCTTTAACAACTCCTGTTCAATTAGGGAATTTTGCACATATACAAAAAGCAATTCAAAATGATTGTGACTTTTTTGTAATGGAAGTTAGTTCCCATGCGATTGAGCAAAAAAGAATCGAAGGTTTAGAGTTTGAACTTAAGATTCATACTAATATCACAAGAGACCATTTAGATTATCATAAAACAGTAGAAGAGTATATCAATGTGAAAAATTCATTTTTTGCAGATGAGACTAAAAAGCTTATAAACAAAGATGATCCTGTGGTTGTGTTTAATGCAAAAAATGCTTTATCATACTCTTTAGATAATCCTTCAACTTATAATGTAAGTGCTTATTCTTTTAAAAATGGAATGCATGTAATGCTTTCTCATTTAGGAAAAATGCACTCTTTTTCATCTTTAATGATGGGAATATTTAATGTTTATAATCTAACAGCTGCAATTGGTGCTGTTCATATGCTTACAAGCAAAGATTTAGATGAGGTTTGTGAGGCACTTGAAGGTTTTGCAGGGGTTAGTGGTAGAATGGAAACTATAAGTGATAAACCACTTGTAATAGTTGACTTCGCTCACACACCTGATGGTATGAAAGAAGTTCTTCAAAGCTTTAATGAAAAAGATATTATTTGTGTATTTGGAGCAGGTGGCGATAGAGATAAAGATAAAAGACCTCTTATGGGTCAAGTAGCTGCTACTTATTCAAAACATATAATAGTAACTTCTGATAATCCAAGGTTTGAAGATCCAGATTTAATTATTGAAGATATTTTAAAAGGTATCAAAAATCATCAAAGCGTAAAAGTTGATGTGAATAGAAAAACAGCTATTAAAACTGCAATTGAAATGGCAGATGAAAATAGTGTTGTTCTAATTTTAGGAAAAGGTGACGAAGCTAGTCAAACAATCTATGACAAGAAATTTCCTTTTTCAGATAAAGAAGAAGTATTAAAGCATATTTAA
- a CDS encoding FAD-dependent oxidoreductase — translation MNEKHYEVLIIGGGISGAALFFELAKYTNAKSICMLEKYEDLATLNSKGTSNSQTIHVGDIETNYTFEKAKITKRTAKMIEKFCLMYNLQDKIMFKHQKMALGVGEEEVEFITNRYNEFKEIFPYLELWDKETLKEKEPLLVYADKERTKERPEPIVAMGADNEYTTVEYGEMTKELAKAGQEANPEKTTDIYYNSEVDEVEKVGDKFKVTTVNGTVYTADFVVTNAGAHSLYLAHKMGYGKHMGSLSMAGSFYITNDKYLNGKVYMVQNDKLPFAALHGDPDILEDGKTRFGPTALALLVLERYKGGKSFFQCLKTMNLDGNILKIFWDLFKDSDIRNYVLKNFLFEVPGINKKLFVKDAQKIVPSLTPDDLEYAKGFGGVRPQVLNKKEQKLMLGEASITELPGIIFNMTPSPGATSCLGNAERDTQIICDYLNLEFDHDRFLADFTEQD, via the coding sequence ATGAATGAGAAACATTATGAAGTCTTAATTATTGGTGGAGGTATCTCTGGTGCAGCTTTATTTTTTGAGCTAGCAAAATACACTAATGCAAAAAGCATTTGTATGTTAGAAAAGTATGAAGACTTAGCTACTTTAAACTCAAAAGGTACTAGTAACTCTCAAACTATTCACGTTGGAGATATTGAAACTAACTATACTTTTGAAAAAGCTAAGATTACAAAAAGAACTGCAAAAATGATTGAAAAGTTCTGTTTAATGTATAACTTACAAGATAAGATTATGTTTAAACACCAAAAAATGGCTTTAGGTGTAGGTGAAGAAGAAGTTGAATTTATTACAAATAGATATAATGAATTTAAAGAAATTTTCCCTTATTTAGAATTATGGGATAAAGAAACTTTAAAAGAAAAAGAACCTTTATTAGTATATGCTGACAAAGAAAGAACAAAAGAAAGACCAGAACCAATTGTAGCAATGGGTGCTGATAATGAGTATACAACTGTTGAATATGGTGAGATGACAAAAGAGCTTGCTAAAGCTGGTCAAGAAGCTAATCCAGAAAAAACTACTGATATTTACTATAACTCAGAAGTTGATGAAGTAGAAAAAGTTGGTGATAAATTTAAAGTAACTACAGTTAATGGTACTGTTTATACTGCTGATTTTGTTGTTACAAACGCAGGTGCTCACTCATTATACTTAGCTCATAAAATGGGTTATGGTAAACACATGGGATCATTATCAATGGCTGGTTCATTCTACATTACTAATGACAAATACTTAAATGGTAAAGTTTATATGGTACAAAATGATAAATTACCATTTGCTGCACTTCATGGTGACCCTGATATTTTAGAAGATGGAAAAACTAGATTTGGACCAACTGCATTAGCTTTATTAGTTCTTGAAAGATACAAAGGTGGAAAATCATTCTTCCAATGTCTTAAAACAATGAATTTAGATGGCAATATTCTTAAAATATTCTGGGATTTATTTAAAGATAGTGACATTAGAAACTATGTATTAAAAAACTTCTTATTCGAAGTTCCAGGTATTAATAAAAAACTATTTGTTAAAGATGCACAAAAAATTGTACCTTCTTTAACTCCTGATGATTTAGAATATGCAAAAGGATTTGGTGGTGTAAGACCGCAAGTTCTTAATAAGAAAGAGCAAAAATTAATGCTTGGTGAAGCATCAATTACTGAATTACCAGGTATCATTTTTAATATGACTCCATCTCCAGGTGCAACTTCTTGTCTTGGAAATGCAGAAAGAGATACACAAATTATCTGTGACTACTTAAATTTAGAGTTTGATCACGATAGATTCTTAGCTGACTTTACAGAACAAGACTAA
- a CDS encoding sodium:solute symporter family protein, translated as MELQSLIYLFVGISFAIYIGIALWAKAGSTKDFYVAGGGVHPVANGMATAADWMSAASFISLAGIISFKGSDGGAYLMGWTGGYVLLAMLLAPYLRKFGKFTVPDFVGDRYYSDTARLVAVISVIFVSFTYVAGQMRGVGIVFSRFLQVDVNTGVLIGMAIVFFYSVLGGMKGITYTQVAQYVVMIFAYMIPAIFLSLQVTDTFLPQLGIFAQTTFAFDSGVQVIPEGTYLLHALDTAVSDLGFNEYTQPGNLWNMFMLTTALMLGTAGLPHVIVRFFTVPTVKDARISAGWALIFIALMYTTISSVSSFSRVNLIKNLQNTEYKAFVAGELKHADGTPNDGNWFKTWENGGLIAWNDRNGDGKIQYATGKAFEGAKGKPAFDGEKRAEDGHRLTTNAAGPASEAELAKGNGIANELYVDRDIMVLANPEIANLPNWVIAFIAAGGLAAALSTAAGLLLVIASAISHDLMGQVIFKDKETGKSTLNEKTELMWARISAVAAICVAGYLGINPPGFVAQVVAFAFGLAAAAFFPTIILGVFDKRMNKEGAIAGILTGLIFTFGYIIYFVFLGGDPKDYFLGIHPTGIGTIGTLLHLIVAVVVSRMTPEPPQEIQDLVEKIRIPSGAGEAVDH; from the coding sequence ATGGAATTACAATCATTAATTTACCTATTCGTAGGTATTTCATTCGCAATTTATATTGGTATTGCACTTTGGGCAAAAGCTGGTTCAACTAAAGACTTTTATGTTGCAGGTGGGGGAGTTCACCCAGTAGCAAACGGTATGGCGACTGCTGCAGACTGGATGTCAGCTGCATCATTTATCTCATTAGCAGGTATCATTTCATTCAAAGGTTCTGATGGTGGTGCTTATTTAATGGGTTGGACTGGTGGATACGTTCTACTAGCAATGTTATTAGCACCTTACTTAAGAAAGTTTGGTAAGTTTACGGTTCCTGATTTTGTTGGTGACAGATATTACTCTGACACAGCTAGATTAGTTGCTGTTATTTCAGTTATCTTCGTTTCGTTCACATATGTTGCTGGACAAATGAGAGGTGTTGGTATCGTATTCTCAAGATTCTTACAAGTTGACGTAAATACAGGTGTATTAATTGGTATGGCAATTGTATTCTTCTACTCTGTTCTTGGTGGTATGAAGGGTATTACATATACACAAGTTGCTCAATATGTAGTAATGATTTTTGCATACATGATTCCTGCAATTTTCTTATCACTACAAGTTACTGATACGTTCTTACCACAATTAGGTATTTTCGCTCAAACTACATTTGCATTTGATTCAGGAGTACAAGTAATTCCAGAAGGCACATATCTGTTGCATGCACTAGATACAGCTGTTTCTGATTTAGGATTCAATGAGTATACTCAACCAGGTAACTTATGGAATATGTTTATGTTAACTACTGCGTTAATGTTAGGTACTGCTGGTTTACCACACGTTATTGTTAGATTCTTTACAGTTCCAACTGTTAAAGATGCTAGAATTTCAGCTGGTTGGGCATTAATCTTCATTGCATTAATGTATACAACTATTTCATCTGTATCTTCATTCTCAAGAGTGAACTTAATTAAAAACTTACAAAATACTGAGTATAAAGCATTTGTTGCTGGTGAATTAAAGCACGCTGATGGTACACCAAATGACGGTAACTGGTTTAAAACTTGGGAAAATGGTGGATTAATCGCATGGAATGATAGAAATGGCGATGGTAAAATCCAATATGCTACTGGAAAAGCTTTCGAAGGTGCTAAAGGTAAGCCTGCATTCGATGGTGAAAAAAGAGCAGAAGATGGTCATAGATTAACTACTAACGCTGCTGGACCTGCATCTGAGGCTGAATTAGCTAAAGGTAATGGAATTGCAAATGAGTTATATGTTGATAGAGATATTATGGTACTTGCAAACCCTGAGATTGCAAACTTACCTAACTGGGTAATTGCGTTCATCGCAGCTGGTGGTCTTGCAGCAGCATTATCTACAGCAGCAGGTTTATTACTTGTAATTGCTTCAGCGATTTCACATGACTTAATGGGTCAAGTTATCTTTAAAGATAAAGAAACTGGTAAATCTACATTAAACGAAAAAACTGAGTTAATGTGGGCAAGAATTTCAGCAGTAGCTGCTATTTGTGTTGCTGGTTACTTAGGGATTAACCCTCCAGGTTTCGTTGCACAAGTTGTTGCATTTGCATTTGGTTTAGCTGCAGCAGCATTCTTCCCAACAATTATCCTTGGGGTATTTGATAAGAGAATGAACAAAGAAGGTGCAATTGCTGGTATTTTAACTGGTTTAATTTTCACATTCGGTTACATTATTTACTTTGTATTCTTAGGTGGAGATCCAAAAGATTACTTCTTAGGAATTCATCCAACTGGTATTGGTACAATCGGTACATTACTTCACTTAATCGTGGCAGTAGTTGTTTCTAGAATGACACCAGAACCACCACAAGAAATTCAAGATCTAGTAGAGAAAATCAGAATCCCTTCAGGAGCTGGTGAGGCTGTAGATCACTAA
- a CDS encoding cache domain-containing protein — translation MFRAKSLYHLIVYSILFIVVLISFFTFIIINNAHDELQEKIVVLKEDFTSNQKELLKNDINSVISFINYYHKKYEGIKPEEEIQKEVLEAISQMKKSENVNDYIFVYNFDGNLLFHPITKDKIGDNRISMQDNNGKFVIKELIENSKKYSGGYVEYIWYKPDIDKNANKISYSNSYKKWNWTIGKGVYLDEIDQLVREKNEEYNQKMSDYTLQITSLTIMLVLYSIFIYKNATILIVNDVKEIGKYFKESQDNDEEIDQNRIIFGEFKVIANYANDAMTNIKLKTHMLEDLNKNLEYKVDEKTRELTKLIQSQKDFIKNSVHEINTPLSIIQTNIDLLKMKVPNNKYITHIESGSKIIQYIYDDLSYLIKKDRVVYEKEYLEFSEILTHRIDFFDEIAVSNSLYFISNIEEDIYIKFNKTELQRIIDNNLSNAIKYSFPKSPIFVRLDYINDKEVEFSVCTNSKKIEAQNKIFDDFYRENSARGGFGLGLKIVRDICNKNSVTVKLESNDKETKFTYRFKINEDTTT, via the coding sequence ATGTTCAGAGCAAAAAGTTTATACCACCTAATAGTTTACAGTATTTTATTTATTGTAGTACTAATCTCATTTTTTACCTTTATTATTATCAATAATGCCCATGATGAATTACAAGAAAAAATTGTAGTATTAAAAGAAGATTTCACAAGTAACCAAAAAGAACTTTTAAAAAACGATATTAATTCTGTAATTAGTTTTATAAACTATTATCATAAAAAATATGAAGGTATAAAACCTGAAGAAGAAATACAAAAAGAAGTATTAGAAGCCATATCTCAAATGAAAAAAAGTGAAAATGTAAATGACTATATATTTGTTTATAATTTTGATGGTAACTTACTTTTTCATCCTATTACAAAAGATAAAATAGGTGACAATAGAATAAGTATGCAAGATAACAATGGTAAATTTGTTATAAAAGAACTTATTGAAAACTCTAAAAAATATTCTGGTGGATATGTTGAGTACATTTGGTATAAACCAGATATTGATAAAAATGCAAATAAAATATCATATTCAAACTCTTACAAAAAGTGGAATTGGACTATTGGAAAAGGTGTATATTTAGATGAGATAGATCAATTAGTTAGAGAAAAAAATGAAGAGTATAATCAAAAAATGTCAGATTATACTTTACAAATAACTTCATTAACTATAATGCTGGTTCTTTACTCAATATTTATTTATAAGAATGCTACGATTTTAATAGTAAATGATGTTAAAGAAATAGGTAAGTATTTTAAAGAGTCGCAAGATAATGATGAAGAAATTGATCAAAATAGAATTATATTTGGAGAGTTTAAAGTAATTGCAAACTATGCAAATGATGCAATGACAAATATAAAACTAAAAACTCATATGCTTGAAGATTTAAATAAAAACTTAGAGTATAAAGTTGATGAAAAGACAAGAGAACTTACAAAGCTAATTCAATCTCAAAAAGATTTTATTAAGAACTCAGTACATGAAATAAATACTCCACTATCAATAATCCAAACAAATATTGATTTACTTAAAATGAAAGTACCAAATAATAAATATATTACACATATTGAATCAGGTTCAAAAATAATTCAGTATATTTATGATGATTTATCTTATCTTATAAAAAAAGACAGAGTTGTTTACGAAAAAGAGTATTTAGAGTTTTCAGAGATTTTAACACATAGAATCGATTTCTTTGATGAAATAGCAGTATCTAATTCTTTATATTTTATAAGTAATATTGAAGAAGATATTTATATAAAATTCAATAAAACAGAACTTCAAAGAATTATTGATAATAATCTTTCAAATGCAATAAAATACTCATTTCCCAAATCCCCTATTTTTGTTAGATTAGATTATATAAATGATAAGGAGGTTGAATTCTCAGTATGTACCAACTCCAAAAAAATAGAAGCTCAAAACAAGATTTTTGATGACTTCTACAGGGAAAATAGTGCTAGAGGTGGCTTTGGTTTAGGATTAAAAATAGTAAGAGATATTTGTAATAAAAATAGCGTTACTGTTAAACTAGAGTCTAATGACAAGGAAACAAAATTTACATATAGGTTTAAAATAAATGAAGATACTACTACTTGA
- a CDS encoding CinA family protein has protein sequence MAFSNIFNENDMITLQNLLRARNETITTAESCTGGLVAHMITQIAGSSDIFNGAIVSYSNNIKSKELGVKEDTLKKHGAVSTQTVEEMLEGAIKKFDATYAIAISGIAGPQGGCKDKPVGTVVIGICNNNKKSIIKVNKFDGDRKDIQNLASQTSLKEILKFLQKKLDK, from the coding sequence ATGGCATTTAGCAATATATTTAATGAAAATGATATGATAACACTTCAAAACCTTCTTAGAGCAAGAAATGAAACAATAACAACTGCTGAATCTTGTACAGGTGGATTAGTTGCACATATGATTACACAAATTGCAGGTTCTTCTGATATTTTCAATGGAGCAATAGTTTCATACTCAAACAATATCAAATCAAAAGAATTGGGTGTAAAAGAAGATACTCTAAAAAAACATGGTGCAGTCTCAACTCAAACAGTAGAAGAGATGTTAGAAGGTGCAATTAAAAAATTTGATGCAACATATGCAATTGCCATTTCAGGAATAGCAGGACCACAAGGTGGATGCAAAGATAAACCTGTAGGAACTGTTGTAATTGGGATTTGTAATAATAACAAAAAAAGTATTATTAAAGTAAATAAGTTCGATGGAGACAGAAAAGACATACAAAACCTTGCTTCTCAAACCTCTTTGAAAGAAATTTTGAAATTTCTACAAAAAAAGCTTGACAAATAA
- a CDS encoding NifU family protein — protein sequence MMPFTDEDLRPPVSSIIESKVAPMLARDGGAIELLDIKDGRVFVQLQGACVGCSASGSTLKYVVEKELKAAIHPDLEIVNVPQGMENKLEEI from the coding sequence ATGATGCCATTTACTGATGAGGATTTAAGACCTCCTGTTAGTTCTATAATAGAAAGTAAAGTTGCACCTATGTTAGCTAGAGATGGTGGAGCAATTGAACTACTTGATATAAAAGATGGAAGAGTTTTTGTTCAATTGCAAGGTGCATGTGTTGGATGTAGTGCTAGTGGAAGTACTTTAAAGTATGTAGTTGAAAAAGAACTAAAAGCAGCAATTCATCCCGATTTAGAAATTGTAAATGTTCCACAAGGAATGGAGAATAAATTAGAGGAAATTTAA
- the ileS gene encoding isoleucine--tRNA ligase, with product MDYKESLLLPKTKFPMRGSLPQNEPKKYKKWDEENVYERMKENREGAPSFTLHDGPPYANGHIHIGHALNKVLKDIINKFHYFDGKSIRYVPGWDCHGLPIEQKVEEKIGSTKKKELPKSKLRQLCRDHATRFVDIQKEEFKRLGVLGDWENPYLTMDFKFEANIYRELCAIAKQGLLVQRSKPVHWSWAAQTALAEAEIEYEDKTSPSIYVAFKHEKLDASVIIWTTTPWTLPANTGIALNGEEEYVLTSDKFIVAKKLYNSLVEQEVISGEIVDSVCPKELENTHAINPLNARQSKIILGEHVEMDAGTGAVHTAPGHGEDDYKVGLQYGLDVIMPVDAYGKYDETIIREKLFNDTDKYLGVHVFKANELILEELGDALLKHVDIRHSYPHCWRTHKPIIFRATKQWFISIDDQYGKENKTLRENALDVVENLTFYPEWGRNRLRSMLDGRPDWCISRQRDWGVPIAFFRNKKTDEIIFDEKVLNFTAMIFEQKGCDAWYDLPIEELLYPGSGHNPEDLEKTMDILDVWFDSGSTQNAVLRSRNYDAGTFPADMYLEGSDQHRGWFQSSLLTTLASSEIAPYKSILTHGFTVDEKGEKMSKSKGNVVAPDKVMKQYGSEILRMWVAMSDYQSDLKISDNILKQNAELYRKIRNTARFLLANVDDLQEIISVDKMGELDRWILSKAKSVFDEIEASFNVYEFSKGLNKLNNFLVVDLSGIYLDVCKDRLYCDDKNDIHRLASQSAMAIIARKLISTLACILTYTMDELLEFAPACIKGDTKDIFDFEKVVLPEVQTSISDELFVAAKEKFAEIKDALSKEKTIKSTLELSIYTNCEEILKLGETEAADWFIVSSITNNKQSSDILGKFEIDNFEFEVYKAVEHKCPRCWKFTAKEEDTLCQRCEEVLN from the coding sequence ATGGATTACAAAGAGAGTTTATTATTACCAAAGACAAAGTTTCCAATGAGAGGAAGCTTACCTCAAAACGAGCCTAAAAAATATAAAAAATGGGACGAGGAAAACGTTTACGAAAGAATGAAAGAAAATAGAGAAGGGGCACCTTCTTTTACACTACATGATGGACCACCATATGCAAATGGTCACATTCATATAGGTCACGCATTAAACAAAGTTTTAAAAGATATTATAAATAAATTTCACTATTTTGACGGAAAATCGATTAGATATGTTCCAGGTTGGGATTGTCATGGTTTACCAATTGAGCAAAAAGTTGAAGAAAAGATTGGAAGTACAAAGAAAAAAGAGTTACCGAAATCTAAGTTAAGACAATTATGTAGAGATCATGCTACAAGATTTGTTGATATTCAAAAAGAAGAATTTAAAAGACTTGGTGTTTTAGGTGATTGGGAAAATCCTTATTTAACAATGGACTTTAAATTTGAAGCTAATATTTATAGGGAATTATGTGCTATTGCAAAGCAAGGACTTTTAGTACAAAGATCTAAGCCAGTTCATTGGTCTTGGGCAGCTCAAACAGCATTAGCTGAAGCAGAAATTGAGTATGAAGATAAAACATCTCCATCAATTTATGTTGCATTTAAACATGAAAAACTTGATGCTAGTGTTATTATCTGGACTACAACTCCATGGACTTTACCTGCAAATACTGGTATTGCTTTAAATGGTGAAGAAGAGTATGTTTTAACTAGTGATAAATTTATTGTTGCTAAAAAACTTTATAATTCTTTAGTTGAACAAGAAGTAATTTCAGGTGAAATAGTTGACTCTGTTTGTCCTAAAGAATTAGAAAATACTCATGCAATAAATCCATTAAATGCAAGACAATCTAAAATCATCTTAGGTGAACATGTAGAAATGGATGCAGGTACTGGTGCAGTTCATACAGCTCCTGGACATGGTGAGGATGACTATAAGGTTGGATTACAATATGGTTTAGATGTAATTATGCCAGTTGATGCATATGGTAAATATGATGAAACAATTATAAGAGAAAAACTATTTAATGATACAGATAAATATTTAGGTGTTCACGTATTTAAAGCAAATGAGTTAATTCTAGAAGAGTTAGGTGATGCTTTACTTAAACATGTTGATATTAGACACTCATACCCACACTGTTGGAGAACGCATAAGCCTATTATCTTTAGAGCAACTAAACAATGGTTTATTTCAATTGATGATCAGTATGGGAAAGAGAATAAAACACTTAGAGAAAATGCTTTAGATGTAGTTGAAAACTTAACTTTCTATCCTGAATGGGGAAGAAATAGATTAAGATCTATGCTTGATGGAAGACCTGATTGGTGTATTTCTAGACAAAGAGACTGGGGTGTGCCTATTGCATTCTTTAGAAATAAGAAGACTGATGAAATTATTTTTGATGAAAAAGTTCTTAACTTTACAGCTATGATTTTTGAGCAAAAAGGTTGTGATGCTTGGTATGATTTACCAATTGAAGAGTTATTATATCCAGGAAGTGGACATAATCCAGAAGATTTAGAAAAAACTATGGATATTTTAGATGTATGGTTTGATTCTGGTTCTACTCAAAATGCTGTATTAAGATCTAGAAACTACGATGCTGGAACTTTCCCTGCTGATATGTATTTAGAAGGAAGTGATCAGCATAGAGGTTGGTTCCAATCTTCACTTTTAACTACATTAGCATCTTCTGAAATCGCACCTTATAAATCTATTTTAACACATGGATTCACTGTTGATGAAAAAGGTGAAAAAATGTCAAAATCGAAAGGAAATGTTGTTGCTCCTGACAAGGTTATGAAGCAGTACGGTTCTGAGATTTTAAGAATGTGGGTTGCTATGAGTGATTATCAATCAGATTTAAAAATCTCTGATAATATCTTAAAGCAAAATGCAGAACTTTATAGAAAAATTAGAAACACAGCAAGATTTTTGCTTGCAAATGTAGATGATTTACAAGAGATTATTTCAGTTGATAAGATGGGTGAGCTTGATAGATGGATTTTATCTAAAGCTAAATCTGTATTTGATGAAATTGAAGCTTCATTTAATGTATATGAATTCTCTAAAGGTTTAAATAAATTAAACAACTTCTTAGTTGTTGATTTATCAGGTATTTATTTAGATGTTTGTAAAGATAGATTATATTGTGATGATAAGAATGATATTCATAGACTTGCATCTCAAAGTGCAATGGCAATTATTGCTAGAAAGCTAATCTCTACTTTAGCTTGTATCTTAACATATACAATGGATGAGTTATTAGAGTTTGCACCTGCTTGTATTAAAGGTGATACTAAAGATATCTTTGATTTTGAAAAGGTAGTATTACCAGAAGTTCAAACTTCAATTAGTGATGAACTTTTTGTAGCAGCTAAGGAAAAGTTTGCTGAAATCAAAGATGCTTTAAGTAAAGAAAAGACTATTAAATCTACATTAGAGTTAAGTATTTACACAAATTGTGAAGAGATTCTTAAATTGGGTGAAACAGAAGCAGCTGATTGGTTTATTGTAAGTTCTATTACAAATAATAAACAAAGTTCAGATATACTTGGAAAATTCGAAATTGATAATTTCGAGTTTGAAGTATATAAAGCTGTAGAACACAAATGTCCTAGATGTTGGAAGTTTACAGCAAAAGAAGAAGACACTCTTTGCCAAAGATGTGAAGAAGTTTTAAACTAA
- a CDS encoding DUF4212 domain-containing protein: protein MSPEKAQAYWKENISMILKLLVVWFVVSFGCGILFINELNAIEISGVKLGYWFAQQGAIYVFVILIFIYVKVMTSIDEKYGVNE from the coding sequence ATGAGTCCAGAAAAAGCACAAGCATACTGGAAAGAAAATATTTCAATGATTCTTAAACTATTAGTAGTTTGGTTCGTTGTTTCTTTCGGATGTGGAATTTTATTCATAAATGAACTTAACGCTATTGAAATTAGTGGTGTTAAATTAGGTTATTGGTTTGCACAACAAGGTGCAATTTACGTATTTGTTATCTTAATCTTTATATATGTAAAGGTTATGACAAGTATCGATGAGAAATACGGCGTAAACGAGTAG